Proteins from one Cicer arietinum cultivar CDC Frontier isolate Library 1 chromosome 3, Cicar.CDCFrontier_v2.0, whole genome shotgun sequence genomic window:
- the LOC101496512 gene encoding uncharacterized protein — translation MESNLENITIITISNPPRDDEPKLPTPVRTRKSKHGPIHVLRVALLMMRGNSKKPSVTNHVDDESNNVWKKFVGSMRPLHLQSNRSPRSVTESNDHQIDRANTLPPPSPCESYGSGSVFADFPSEEEPYSPLPESPPNSRYASAIGLNELVQSDEENERQDVIKEECCDHEEDVDGDEKIDAKAEEFIAQFYKQMKLQRFNNVDRYYQERSERSLGW, via the coding sequence atggaATCAAATCTTGAAAACATTACCATCATCACGATTTCTAATCCTCCTCGTGATGATGAACCAAAATTACCAACTCCAGTTCGTACTAGAAAGAGCAAACATGGTCCAATACACGTTCTTAGGGTGGCACTCTTAATGATGCGAGGAAATTCTAAAAAACCAAGCGTAACTAATCATGTAGATGATGAATCAAATAACGTTTGGAAAAAATTTGTGGGGTCCATGAGACCATTACATCTTCAAAGCAACCGATCGCCGAGATCGGTAACTGAATCCAACGACCACCAAATTGATCGTGCGAACACTCTGCCACCGCCTTCTCCTTGTGAATCATACGGCAGTGGCAGTGTGTTCGCCGATTTTCCATCAGAAGAGGAGCCTTATTCACCGTTGCCAGAGTCACCACCGAATAGCCGTTACGCTTCGGCCATAGGGTTGAATGAATTGGTGCAAAGTGATGAGGAGAATGAGAGACAAGATGTGATTAAAGAGGAGTGTTGTGATCATGAGGAAGATGTTGATGGTGATGAGAAGATTGATGCTAAAGCTGAAGAGTTTATTGCtcaattttataaacaaatgaaGTTGCAACGTTTCAATAATGTGGATCGTTATTATCAAGAACGAAGTGAGAGGTCATTAGGATGGTGA
- the LOC101496845 gene encoding transcription repressor MYB6-like, with protein MGRAPCCEKVGLKKGRWTAEEDEILTKYVKANGEGSWRSLPKNAGLLRCGKSCRLRWINYLRADLKRGNISAEEESIIVKLHASFGNRWSLIASHLPGRTDNEIKNYWNSHLSRKVYSFRGSSTTTNYNNTKEIPLQQGIVVDTPPKRKCGRTSRWAMKKNKRYTQNVFESPKLKRSEPSMVTFPPTPALESEKLGLENGPCSSSEDRNGPIGLHLPCFVGKNIETDRDRTLGPYPNVINDSDVLDFNDIMDTCKVEEKRENNDDMLVINERVGNTTKDQESNNNYNAMNNGFNGELNSSDDNWDWESVMPLLNQKEQSVSWEEQNENTLTWLWDDDELEKDFQRFREIDLHKQNAMVSWFLS; from the exons ATGGGAAGGGCTCCTTGTTGTGAGAAAGTGGGTTTGAAGAAGGGGAGATGGACAGCAGAGGAAGATGAAATTTTGACCAAATATGTTAAAGCCAATGGGGAAGGTTCTTGGAGATCATTGCCCAAAAATGCAG GATTACTTAGATGTGGTAAGAGTTGCAGATTGAGATGGATTAACTATTTGAGAGCTGATCTCAAAAGGGGAAATATTTCTGCTGAAGAAGAAAGTATCATTGTCAAGTTGCATGCTTCTTTTGGCAACAG GTGGTCTTTGATAGCAAGTCACTTGCCAGGCAGAACAGACAACGAGATTAAAAACTACTGGAACTCTCACTTAAGCAGAAAAGTTTACAGCTTCCGAggatcatcaacaacaacaaattataataataccaaaGAGATTCCCTTGCAACAAGGTATCGTAGTGGACACACCCCCCAAAAGAAAATGTGGTAGAACTAGCCGTTGGGCCATGAAGAAAAACAAACGCTATACCCAAAATGTTTTCGAAAGCCCAAAACTAAAAAGAAGCGAACCTTCAATGGTTACGTTTCCACCCACCCCTGCATTAGAGAGCGAGAAGTTGGGCCTTGAAAATGGGCCATGTTCTAGTAGCGAAGATAGAAACGGCCCAATTGGGTTACATTTACCGTGCTTTGTAGGTAAAAATATTGAAACTGATCGTGACCGCACGTTGGGACCTTATCCGAATGTTATTAATGACAGTGACGTGTTGGATTTTAATGATATCATGGATACATGCAAGGtggaagaaaaaagagaaaacaatgATGATATGTTGGTGATTAATGAAAGAGTTGGGAACACAACAAAGGACCAAgagagtaataataattataatgcaATGAACAATGGTTTTAATGGGGAGTTAAATTCTTCGGATGATAATTGGGACTGGGAGAGTGTGATGCCTTTGTTGAATCAAAAAGAGCAATCGGTTTCATGGGAGGAGCAAAATGAAAATACATTGACTTGGTTGTGGGATGATGATGAATTGGAAAAGGATTTTCAGAGATTTCGAGAGATTGACCTTCACAAACAAAATGCTATGGTTTCTTGGTTTTTATCTTAA